One window of the Anomaloglossus baeobatrachus isolate aAnoBae1 chromosome 12, aAnoBae1.hap1, whole genome shotgun sequence genome contains the following:
- the LOC142257623 gene encoding olfactory receptor 6N2-like: MENLNQTKFKDFELLGFVVFENYTPVLFTVFLFIYIFTLIGNMLIILVVYHNARLHTPMYFFIMNLSCLEIWYVSTTTPKLLTMLATHNKKISFYWCFTQIYMFHSLGITECNLLAIMAVDRFVAICRPLRYNIIISTRVCRHLSLMCWIIGFLMALIPTTLTSQVHFCGRYYLNHYFCDLAPLLSLACRDITVTVTINRFVGGFATMFNLGIVVLMYMNILYAIMKIKTNRGRKKAFSTCSSHLMVVTLFYGAACIVYASPKRANLIEYDKLFALVYAMLTPFLNPIIYSLRNQDVITGLKRGLQSIKRQINER; the protein is encoded by the coding sequence ATGGAAAATCTGAACCAGACAAAATTCAAAGACTTTGAGCTTCTAGGATTTGTCGTCTTCGAGAACTATACTCCAGTTTTATTCACAGTCTTTCTTTTCATCTACATTTTCACTCTTATTGGAAACATGTTAATTATTTTGGTGGTATACCATAACGCTCGTCTTCACACGCCCATGTATTTCTTTATCATGAACCTGTCCTGTTTAGAGATTTGGTATGTATCTACCACAACGCCCAAGCTGTTGACTATGTTGGCTACCCATAATAAGAAGATCTCATTCTACTGGTGTTTTACTCAGATATACATGTTCCACAGTTTGGGTATCACAGAGTGCAATTTGTTGGCTATCATGGCCGTTGATCGATTTGTGGCCATATGTAGACCTCTCAGATACAACATTATCATAAGTACTAGAGTATGTAGACACTTAAGCTTGATGTGCTGGATAATTGGGTTTTTGATGGCGCTCATTCCCACGACTCTGACTTCTCAGGTTCACTTTTGTGGAAGATATTATCTGAATCATTACTTCTGTGATTTAGCACCACTACTAAGCCTCGCATGTCGTGATATCACAGTCACGGTTACCATAAATAGATTTGTTGGAGGTTTTGCCACAATGTTCAACCTTGGCATTGTTGTTCTTATGTACATGAATATATTATATGCCATTATGAAGATAAAGACTAATAGAGGACGTAAAAAGGCCTTCTCCACCTGCTCCTCACATTTGATGGTGGTGACCCTCTTTTATGGGGCTGCGTGTATTGTCTATGCTAGTCCAAAAAGAGCTAATTTAATTGAGTATGACAAATTATTTGCCCTAGTATATGCCATGCTCACTCCGTTCTTGAATCCAATCATTTATAGTTTGAGGAACCAAGACGTTATAACCGGGCTAAAAAGAGGTCTACAAAGCATAAAGAGACAAATCAATGAAAGATAA